The following are from one region of the Capsicum annuum cultivar UCD-10X-F1 chromosome 1, UCD10Xv1.1, whole genome shotgun sequence genome:
- the LOC107860204 gene encoding annexin D4-like, translating to MAMANSNEFKAFSGNNTNGPQTATSTDQFRALTKAFSGLGVDEKSFISILANWDTKQRQIYRKNTRELFKEDERQFERWNEEHVLQIRQEFLRLKDAVVVYTMHPWERDARLFKEALVKEAQLPHDQLHIIIETAATRTSEQLLGARRAYHSLFEHSIEEDILSHIHNTHERKHLVGLVSSYRYEGPQVNEELAKSEAREFMKIIKDGGKKQLIEDEGVVRILSTRSKLHLKALYSYYKEISGNYMDVDLGGSLILKQAVQCLCTPQTYFSKILDASLRLDVDEPARDSVTRVIATRADEDIKQIAEEFYKRFGTTLTNKIEEIANGSYKEFLLALVTKSV from the exons ATGGCAATGGCAAACTCTAATGAGTTTAAAGCTTTCTcag GTAACAACACAAATGGACCACAAACAGCAACCTCTACTGATCAGTTTAGAGCTCTCACCAAGGCTTTCTCAG GACTTGGAGTTGATGAGAAGTCATTCATATCAATACTGGCAAATTGGGACACAAAACAGAGGCAAATTTATAGGAAAAATACTAGAGAATTGTTCAAAGAGGATGAACGTCAATTTGAGAGATGGAATGAAGAACATGTTCTCCAAATTCGCCAAGAGTTCTTACGTCTCAAG GATGCCGTGGTGGTGTACACAATGCATCCATGGGAGAGAGATGCTAGATTATTCAAGGAGGCATTGGTGAAAGAAGCTCAATTACCTCATGATCAACTTCATATTATTATAGAAACTGCTGCCACTAGAACTTCTGAGCAACTCTTGGGAGCAAGAAGAGCTTATCATTCCCTCTTTGAACACTCTATTGAAGAAGACATTCTCTCCCATATCCACAATACTCATGAAAGAAAG CATTTAGTTGGTCTTGTGAGTTCATACCGTTATGAAGGGCCACAAGTCAACGAAGAACTTGCAAAATCTGAGGCTAGGGAGTTTATGAAGATCATTAAAGATGGTGGAAAGAAGCAGCTTATTGAAGATGAGGGGGTTGTGAGGATATTATCAACGAGAAGCAAGCTCCATCTCAAGGCTCTTTATTCCTATTACAAGGAAATTAGCGGCAACTATATGGACGtg GACCTTGGTGGCAGCTTGATTTTAAAACAAGCAGTACAATGCCTTTGTACACCTCAAACATACTTCAGCAAA atTTTGGATGCGTCACTGAGACTAGATGTGGATGAGCCGGCCAGAGACTCAGTAACTAGAGTCATTGCTACAAGAGCTGATGAAGATATCAAGCAAATTGCTGAAGAATTTTACAagagatttggaactactctcaCTAACAAGATTGAAGAAATTGCAAATGGTAGCTACAAGGAGTTCTTACTTGCTTTAGTTACAAAATCAGTCTAA